One genomic segment of Chitinophaga sancti includes these proteins:
- a CDS encoding GPW/gp25 family protein has product MSTIVNSFLGRGWSFPPTFNQQTGAVELVSDYEDIHESLNILLSTSLGERVMQPRYGCNLNDYLFEPLSSSMIGYIKDRVQTAILLYEPRIIADKIAVTADSSFDLIEGRFTISIEYTVPETNSRFNYVYDYYKNEALKPV; this is encoded by the coding sequence ATGAGCACAATAGTAAACTCATTTCTTGGCCGTGGATGGTCCTTCCCTCCCACCTTTAACCAGCAAACAGGTGCGGTGGAGCTGGTAAGCGACTATGAGGATATTCACGAAAGCCTCAACATCCTGCTGAGTACCAGCCTGGGAGAAAGAGTGATGCAACCAAGGTATGGCTGTAACCTCAACGACTATTTGTTTGAACCACTGAGCAGCTCAATGATCGGTTATATCAAAGACAGGGTGCAGACAGCTATCCTGCTATATGAACCCCGCATCATTGCTGACAAGATTGCTGTAACGGCAGACAGCTCTTTTGACCTGATAGAAGGCCGGTTCACCATTTCAATTGAATACACCGTACCTGAAACAAACTCCCGTTTCAACTATGTGTACGATTACTACAAGAACGAGGCATTAAAGCCAGTATAA
- the vgrG gene encoding type VI secretion system tip protein VgrG gives MEEILIPNDSQHDVATYTLLVDGTAVSPDYQILSITVTKEINRIPMARIILRDGEAADKTFAISDEDLFVPGKSMVIRIGRDGDNQQVFKGIITRHAIKIKENGNGELHIECRDDAMRMTLGRHSRYFEQVKDSEVYDDLISKYGLSSDTQATTLTHKELVQHHLSDWDFMLLRAEANSMLVNVDDGKVTIKKPDTSAAPVLQVSYGSSVLEFEADIDARRQWKNVAARSWDYSNQQVFQADTDSVSFSEHGNLSGQDLSAAMKQLPFELHHSGHRLEQELQDWVNGTMLKSRMSKIRGRARFSGFSTIKPGDMVKLDGVGNRFKGNAFVTAVRQELGKGMWDTHIQFGLDPTPYAFVHNDMNDAPAAGLAGGISGLQIGVVVQLENDPDGQDRILVRIPMIDNDAQGIWTRVASLDAGKDRGAFFRPEIGDEVIVGFINDDPRDAVVLGMLHSSAKPAPIKAQDANNEKGFTTRSKMHISFNDDTKTISIDTPAGNKIVLDEAGQQITITDQNSNKVTMDSQGVSMESPMDIKLKAGGNLSLEAAASLSIKAASLSMQASADAQISGGASTKLSSSGITEITGSLVKIN, from the coding sequence ATGGAAGAAATACTGATACCAAACGACTCACAGCATGATGTAGCTACCTATACGCTACTCGTGGATGGTACAGCAGTATCACCGGACTACCAGATCCTTTCCATTACTGTTACCAAAGAAATTAACCGCATTCCCATGGCGCGTATTATTCTGCGCGATGGGGAAGCTGCCGATAAAACATTTGCCATTAGTGATGAAGACCTGTTTGTACCAGGTAAAAGTATGGTAATCCGGATAGGAAGAGATGGCGACAATCAACAGGTATTCAAAGGCATCATTACCCGTCATGCCATCAAGATCAAAGAGAATGGCAATGGGGAACTACATATTGAATGCAGGGACGATGCCATGCGCATGACACTGGGCAGGCATAGCCGCTACTTTGAACAGGTAAAGGACAGTGAGGTATATGACGACCTCATTAGCAAATATGGGCTTAGCAGTGATACACAGGCTACGACCCTTACACATAAAGAACTGGTGCAGCATCACCTGAGTGACTGGGATTTTATGTTGCTGCGCGCAGAGGCCAATAGCATGCTGGTGAATGTAGACGATGGAAAGGTGACTATTAAAAAACCGGATACCAGTGCAGCTCCTGTATTACAGGTAAGCTATGGCTCATCTGTACTGGAATTTGAGGCTGACATCGATGCCCGCAGACAATGGAAAAACGTAGCTGCCCGCTCATGGGATTACAGCAACCAGCAGGTATTTCAGGCAGATACAGACAGTGTTTCCTTTTCCGAACATGGTAACCTGAGCGGACAGGATCTTTCTGCTGCTATGAAACAATTGCCTTTTGAGCTTCATCACAGTGGTCACCGCCTGGAACAGGAATTACAGGATTGGGTGAATGGCACTATGCTGAAAAGCCGTATGAGTAAGATCAGGGGCAGGGCACGTTTCAGTGGTTTTTCTACCATCAAACCCGGTGATATGGTGAAACTGGATGGCGTAGGCAACCGGTTCAAAGGCAATGCGTTTGTAACAGCAGTCAGACAGGAACTGGGCAAAGGTATGTGGGATACACATATTCAGTTTGGCCTCGATCCTACCCCATATGCTTTTGTACACAACGATATGAACGATGCACCTGCCGCAGGACTGGCAGGTGGCATCAGTGGCTTACAGATCGGCGTAGTGGTGCAACTGGAAAATGATCCTGACGGACAGGATCGGATCCTGGTACGCATACCCATGATAGACAATGATGCACAGGGTATCTGGACACGGGTAGCGAGCCTGGATGCCGGCAAAGACAGAGGCGCATTCTTCCGGCCGGAGATTGGTGATGAGGTGATTGTAGGGTTTATCAACGATGATCCGCGCGATGCCGTAGTATTAGGCATGTTGCATAGCAGTGCCAAGCCCGCACCTATCAAAGCACAGGATGCAAATAATGAAAAAGGATTTACTACCCGCAGTAAAATGCACATCTCATTTAACGATGATACCAAAACCATTAGCATCGATACGCCAGCCGGCAATAAGATTGTACTGGATGAAGCTGGCCAGCAAATTACCATTACAGATCAGAACAGCAACAAGGTGACCATGGACTCCCAGGGCGTAAGCATGGAAAGTCCGATGGACATCAAGCTAAAAGCAGGTGGAAACCTGAGTCTGGAAGCAGCTGCATCTTTAAGTATTAAAGCCGCTTCGCTTTCTATGCAGGCCAGTGCAGATGCACAGATTTCCGGTGGTGCAAGCACCAAGCTTTCATCCAGTGGTATTACTGAAATAACAGGATCATTAGTTAAAATAAACTGA
- a CDS encoding DUF5908 family protein produces MPIEIRELVIKATVTDDANAGSGSAGKSGSGDNNSVSPGEEMIKDTLDKIMDAIKDRNER; encoded by the coding sequence ATGCCTATAGAGATCAGAGAGCTGGTGATCAAAGCCACCGTGACCGATGATGCAAATGCCGGCAGCGGCAGTGCCGGCAAGTCAGGCAGCGGTGATAACAACAGCGTATCACCAGGCGAAGAAATGATAAAGGATACCCTGGACAAGATCATGGATGCTATAAAAGATAGAAATGAGCGATAA
- a CDS encoding phage tail protein: protein MAENVANSFYQAVNFHFRVEFVTDKENIDVRFQSVSGLDATLDTETIKEGGENRFEHVIPVRRKYGPLVLKRGLLSPSQSAMLTQWLKDAFDHEQVKPIQLLQVSLLNEDHETLMLWKLSNVWPRSWKIGELNAERGEVLIETLELNYNRLIFE, encoded by the coding sequence ATGGCAGAAAATGTAGCAAATTCCTTTTATCAGGCCGTGAACTTCCACTTCAGGGTGGAGTTCGTAACCGACAAGGAGAACATTGATGTGCGCTTTCAGTCAGTAAGCGGACTAGATGCCACGCTGGATACGGAGACGATAAAGGAAGGCGGCGAAAACCGCTTTGAGCACGTGATTCCGGTGAGAAGAAAGTACGGCCCCCTCGTATTGAAGAGGGGGCTGTTATCTCCCTCGCAAAGCGCGATGCTGACCCAATGGCTGAAAGACGCCTTTGATCATGAGCAGGTGAAACCCATTCAACTGCTACAGGTATCACTGCTGAATGAAGACCATGAAACACTCATGCTCTGGAAACTCAGCAATGTATGGCCACGCAGCTGGAAGATAGGTGAGCTGAATGCTGAACGGGGAGAGGTACTGATCGAAACACTGGAACTCAATTATAACAGATTAATCTTCGAATAA
- a CDS encoding phage tail protein produces MAAKGDYPIPKFHFQVEWGTDFRMGFTEVSGLDFETEVIEYREGNSKKYNKSKQAGLRKFSNITLKRGTFEGDFDFYNEWSKTYYFQEGNKTGSKYRRTVTIKLLNENHEAIITWKLLNAWPSKVQSTDLKADANEVAIETMELVHEGLEIMEANN; encoded by the coding sequence ATGGCAGCTAAAGGCGATTACCCAATTCCTAAATTCCATTTCCAGGTAGAATGGGGTACAGATTTCAGGATGGGATTTACCGAAGTAAGCGGTCTTGATTTCGAAACCGAAGTGATAGAATACCGCGAAGGTAACAGCAAGAAATACAATAAGTCTAAACAGGCAGGCTTGCGTAAGTTCAGCAATATAACGCTGAAGCGCGGCACCTTTGAAGGGGACTTTGACTTCTATAATGAATGGTCCAAGACCTATTACTTCCAGGAAGGTAACAAAACAGGCTCCAAATACCGTAGAACGGTTACCATCAAACTGCTGAACGAAAACCATGAAGCCATCATCACCTGGAAACTGCTCAACGCATGGCCGTCCAAAGTGCAGTCTACCGACCTGAAAGCCGATGCCAATGAAGTGGCCATCGAGACAATGGAACTGGTACATGAAGGACTTGAAATCATGGAAGCTAACAACTAA
- a CDS encoding PAAR domain-containing protein, producing the protein MPPAARISDMHTCPLVNPGPVPHVGGPVTGPGVPTVMIGGMPAAVVGDILVCTGPPDTIVKGSATVLIGGRPAARMGDNTAHGGVIVAGFPTVMIGG; encoded by the coding sequence ATGCCGCCAGCAGCAAGAATTTCGGATATGCACACCTGCCCACTGGTAAACCCGGGCCCGGTGCCACATGTAGGTGGTCCCGTAACAGGGCCGGGTGTACCCACTGTAATGATTGGTGGCATGCCAGCTGCGGTAGTAGGCGATATCCTGGTATGTACCGGGCCGCCTGATACCATTGTGAAAGGCTCTGCCACCGTGCTTATAGGAGGACGACCTGCGGCTCGCATGGGTGATAATACAGCCCATGGCGGCGTGATCGTAGCAGGTTTTCCAACTGTGATGATAGGAGGATAA